acccatctccagacaatcgacttgcctccggctacgccctctgagatagcagaccattacctgctgtgtccatgaaGCACTGttctgacagggcaatcttgtgactattgtgggagggacttttcaatcacatgtgaaacaccctgtttgggggtatacaaccactatgtgcaccccgcttcttcggtgccctttcctccttctggaagaaaggccccgggccatggttcctcataaagctttgtttaattttctcttgttattctgtctcacgtgaatttaattcattctccggccagacgaacccacatttgggaagaggaaatgtcttcctcccctacagttttggcACAGTCAGCAGGATGAAATTTAcctggctggacactgcttgctcctggactgctgtGGCCGAGAGATCCCGGACCCCTGACGAGAGCCGGCAaaaggtaagagttcttaccacttcagtctcccggatctctgcctgcaggctccaatggaagcaagagtggtgagtttttgctcttctaaatttagattagcaggagaaaatgttggtgaggctagcttcttggaTTCAGCGATTGTAGGATTTGAGTACTCactggttgtagatccttttcctcccagagatagacttttccttgtctctgtctttttgtttgtcataagacacaggcgtctctataagcctgttgtctgggctttttgtcttgttctatatcttgagagcttggttttgtgacctttctggtctctgccATCGGAGGATGCATGTACCGGCACGCATCTTGGCGGCCAGTCACATAGACTGGGGCTCTGGGAAAGTTTagatgtcttgagagcttggctctCTTTGTCTGGCTATGTAAGCTCTCGGGGAagtttgtcataagaggtccCAGTTGCTTTCATAGGGGGCCTTTGTTGTCTGAACCTTTGTTGCTTACTGTGCAATGAAGGTctttactttcttaggctatttttgggagtgaattttctggatctcttttggggacgccTCTTTGTCCTTGGTTAAGCTTTGGTTGAGTTGCTGTTAAGATCCTATTCGTCAAATCGGCCAGATGCTGGCTCATTTACATtcggaaaacttctaaattgggggaaaaaaaattgtgagagcTCTCATCTGGTATATTTCGGACTACCAATTcggttaggtagttttctatgctggttttcttagttttctccttatttatcatttgtgtctctgttctaattatttgtttagttgttaccatgtggtttgtataaaaaatctcatagatgagatagtacattttctgatagcctcgtatttccttagactaagctggttccatccctttcctcttccccttctaagttgttactgtcacatcttatttcttcttgtgttgtgagcttgtggttaaaatgaccagattatgtttattcttggtgttctccttccctttatctttaatgtcataattaagcatttgctaacctgttctgatggagagctgcaattttttGATTTTATCTTTCTACTTATCACCTTGCTCAgagttttgtaacccctttccttttgcttttctttttttgtaggtATCAGGGCCTTCCTgaagatttcttgtaggggaggtcttgtggcaatgaactcccttaacttgtttatctgagaaagttatCTCTCCGTtgtatttgaaagatattttctctggatagagtattcttggctgaaagtttctgtctttcagaattttgaatctatcattccactccctcctagcctgtaaggtttctgttgagaactctgctgacagcctgataggggttcctttgtaggtcattttcttctgccttgctgcccttaatcttttttctttgtcattgaattttgccagcttcactactatgtgccttggagTGGGTCtctttacattgataaagttgggAGTCCTATTGGCTTCTGTTACATGGATTTCTAGCTccctcctcaggtttgggaagttctcagctattgtttccttgaacaagctttctgcttcattctccttctcttggcCCTCTGggatacttataatccttatgttgcatttctttagTCAGATAATTGGTTGCACCAGGCCTTGAGCTTGGTTGGCAGGGCccgcccccctcccgcccccgacTGGGACAGAGCCCGAGTCACTCCATGGGGCCacagtgggactgtggattttcccactagACCAAGGAAGCATCACGCTGGGGCTCAGGGTTGTCACTGCCCACTCCCACAGCCCTGCTGGGTCTCACTGGCCTTTTcggggctgcagcagagctatgggaGTTTAAGGCACCTGGCAGTTTTGCTCACCTGGCTGCACTGCATCTGCTCCTAGGTCTCACCAGCCTTTGAGCttggtgggcggggcctccctaCCAGGTCTGAGCCCGAGTCACTTCCTGGGGCCgcagtgggactgtggattttcccactggtcAAAAAAGTAATCACAGGGGTCTCAAGCCtgcagtcacctgtttccacagtctcGCCAAGCTGCACGCCCACCCTTGGGGCCACAGTGGTGCTATGAGCACTTCAACTGGGAGATCAGTCGCTCGTGGATACTGGGCTGTCTGGGGgccagagagttttcacctatctccacctcctccctgggggtagtccatccacTTCCCAATGTATAGCAGCGCCGCTCTGtcaggcatcctgaggtgctgtgtgagtatcctccaCTGATCAaggaatgtccatttagttgtagctcaaagggggagagacaaagggaactgctcactctgccatgttgctgatatCCTAGGATGATTTTTAAAACCAATCACCAGTACTTTTTCAGCAGTCGATGCTGTGtggcctgtgcaaaggccctgaggtgggaaggggcttggatctttaaaaaaaccacaaCTGAAGGAGGCCCAGGAGGTGTGGGTGGGGGTTGTGGACTGAGCAGGAGGAGTGAGCAGTGGGATGGAGGTGGGAGATGACAGTTAGTGATGGGCATGCTCTGCATTTAGTATTTTATGAGAGTCCTGGGAAACTTTGAAGGATTTTACTTGGGGGAGGTGTGGCAGTGGAAGGGGGTTTTCATTTGATAAGAATTGCCTTGGTGGTTGCCTAGAGAAGGGACTGCAGGGATACCATTGTGAGCTGGGAGCCAGTTAGGAGGCCCCTGGGGTTGTGCACGTGGGCTGGGTGGTGTGGCCAGGGGTGGCCCGGTGGACACAGAGAGGGTTCGCAGAGGTGCTCTGGAGGTAGTCTTGCTTGACTGGGTGTGCTGGTGCTGGAGAGGGGAGGGTCAGGGATgcccctctggcttctggttggagCTGCCGGGAGGATGGAGATAGACCTTACTGAGATTAGAAGCAGACTAGGGAGAGGGATCAGGAGCTCTGCTGGACAAGAGGAGTTTGAGATGTTGGGTAGATGGTAGGATACAAGGGAAGGAGGTCTGGGCTCTTTTGGTGGCAGGTAATAGAAACCTAGAGGAAAGCTTCTAAATTTTCTGCTGGGGCCCAAGGGCATGGCTTAGTGGCATTCAAAAAGGGTGGGGCCGGGGGGGAGCCCCAAGCATCCTCCACACTGCATTCTCTGTGCACCTGCCTCATCTTCCCTTTTGCTTgatcctctgcctggaatgctgtgTCCTCCTGCCCTCATCCCTCCTGTCTGGGTCCCCTCATCCCTCCTGTCTCCGCTCAAATCATAGACAGGGGACTCCAGAGCTAAGGCCTGTCCAAGCTACTCTTGCTCACAACGCTCCTTTGATTTGTTCTATGGCTTTTATCACAggtttatctatctgtctatttgtttacttgcttCTTTTGAGGGAGCTGGTAATCTTCCCCGCTAGATGGCCAGCTCCCTGTGAGCAGAGGCTACTGTTTTATTCACTCCTCTCTATTCGGGGCTTATGTGTTTGTTGGGTTATGAAATCTGCTCCTGGGTTCCTCAGAGTGCCCAGCACCACTGTGAACACATTGAAAGTGCCAGTAAATACCTAGGGATTAATTTCATGTCTGAGGTCCCCTTTGCCACAAGGAAAAAGGGGTGACTGATTCTCTTTTTGCGTGAAAGTTGACTGGACAGGGACTCAGGCATCGGGGACAGGGTGGGGAGCAAGTCAGAGAGGGACCTCGGGGTCAGAACAAGAGCATCGCCCAGTGGACAGCAGTAACCGGGTGCTGACCATTCTGGTCTTGACCCTCCCGCCCCCGCCAAGCGTCTTCTGGGCAGAGATGTCCTTAAAGCAAGACTGACACAAAGGGACGGTTTGGTGTGCAGGCCTCTGCAATGTAAGCCTGGAAATAGGATGTCTTCACACTGGTGACCAATAGAGGATCTAGAATATGCATAGGAAggggtttttctgttttccacctCCTTTAAAAAAAGTCCGACAAATAATTTCATGTAGCAAACATGAAGTGTGCAAAATATTTAACCCGCCATCTCTGAGGACTCCCCTCAGGGTCTGTCACTCCTCAAAGTCACCCCCAAACACCCTGGTCCCTAATCAGGGAATCGAGTGTATTCCTCCCTCCAGCCTTTGTTTTCTAAGCATCTGACAGGAATCCGATTCCTTCCATAAGTGGAGGGCAGTGTCGTGTGCTGTGTGTGACGTGAGCGACTCTGACACAGGGCCGTCCAGCCCCTAATGGTCCCTGCTGCTCTGTCAAAATTCTTGAAATAGCCACCATTTATCTTTGGGAGATGGGACTCTCTGGAAAGCTCCATCTTTGCTTGCAGGCACGTCTGGGTAGCATAACCacctttaatatttccttttccacCCAAGAGCAGGATCTCAAAGGGactggaagaaacagaagaatctCATCACTACATGGATGGGGGTTGTGGGGTCAGCCACCACCCTATGCagacctcccctccctcccctgcaggtCAGGTTTGATCAGGGCCTTGGTacttttccatcttctctctgcCCGTGGAAGGGAGTGTGCGCTGGAAGCTGCTCTTGCCGCCTGTGGCTAGCCTGGAAGGTGGACTGGTAGGGAGACATGGGCGTGGGCCCCTTGGGGATGTGTTTGCATGCcactgcttctctttctgctcctgcTCAACCTTTCCCCAGCAGTGACAGACCGTCCCACTCCAGCACAAATTAAAAAAGAGGCAAGGGCACAAGGGTGAGATGCTTATCCTTTATTAAAGAGAGCCAGCCTAGGCTGCTGGGGACAGTGAAGGAAgcatcctggcagtggcaggggCTTCCAGCAACTGCAGCTCTTCAGCTTCTAAATCCTAAGCACACAGTGGGCTCTTTGCTATTTTgtcctaaaagaaagaaacaaacaaacaaaacccaatatAATAGTGAACGAACCTTAAAGTTGGACGAAGATGGTGGAACACAGAAACTTTAACATCAGATAAGAAGTTCAGTCAATCTGGGAGGAGCTAAGCTTGTAAACACTTTGATTATTTCTCAGAAGCCTCTTAAAAGGTGCGATGACTGTGCCTCCCTCCCCGGGGACATTTACATTGTGACTGTCCTCTCTGGATTGCAAAAGGGGCCGAAAAGCATCCAGGGGCTTGGGCAATCCACTGCTAAGCAGTGTGAGTGGAGGAAGCCGTGTACCATGAGCTTTAAGATGCTGTCCTTGGTGTTCTTGGGGAGGAAGTCCACCAGCGTCTTCAGCTGGGTCGTCGCAGCTTTCATGTCTGCATCAGGTTTGAAGGGTTCCACTGCAGCCTCGAAACTGGCAGGTGTGCCCAGGAAGAGGCCTTGAATGATGTCTGCAAAGCTCTGGCAGATTTCTGCAGAAGCTGGAGCACGGGAAAGAGAAAGCACATGAATCCAGGCCCCCTTTCAAGCTGGCCAGCTCCCTGGCTGGGCCCACCCCAGGTGCAAACAGCCAGGCCTGTCAGCAAGAGATAGCAGCCTTTTCGTCGATGGTGAAGGATATGAGATTGTTGATGCTCCAAGCAGCTGGCTCTTGGGCTGTGTGGATACTTCCTGGGTTGCAGCCAGCTTTCTGTGGCTTGCCTGAGCCTTCCTTGCACTTCCTGGGTTGGGGTGAGGCAAGGCGCcatttgttctctctgttagatTTCTAGGCAGAGTATTGACAGCAGAAGCTGctggtctgattttttttttaattaattattattgttttgaagaagactggccctgagctaacatctgtgccaaacttcctctattttatatgtgggatgcctgccacagcatggcttggtgaggtgtgtaggtccgtgcccgggatccaaaccggcaaaccctgggcctctgaagcagagtgcacgaacttaaccactgtgccaccgggccggccactGGTCTGATTTTTCATGCCGTGTCGGGGATGGGAAGAGGCCACGGAGAATTTTGGCTCCCACTAGAAacaggtccctgccctcaggaacaTGGGCAAGAGTCACCAtttcctactttttcttcctccttcttctcactAAGCCTCAGATCGCGTCCTTGAGTTCTCTGCCTTGTGTGCAAATTCGGCTTCTGTGCCTGGACTCCAGGGCCCCACCCAAAGTGGGCGCTCCAAGTCAAAAACCCTCTCCGGAACCTAGACCCCTGCTTTGCAACTTACTATGTCACCGGGGAAGTTATTTTAGCTTTCTGTGGCTccgtttgctcatctgtaaaatggggataatatccCTACTTTGTAGGGTTGTcgtaagaatgaaaaaaaaaaaaaaactatgaaaggGGCTCGGAACAGTGATTCACACACTGTAAGTACCAAATAAATGTTGGATATTATTGCTGGTGTTATTACCTGTGTGCTCACACATATGCACAAGTGCACCCAAGATCCACCCCAAAACATATTTCAGTCCCGTCTTTCTGAGCCACCTCCACTGTACACAACATCAAGTTCTTCTAATTAATATACTTTTCAGTCCAAAATGATGTTATTTCCCTTTAGAACGAGCATCTCTGCACAATAGCTGTTTCCACCGTCTCTTGGTTTTGGTTTTCTAACTCTTCCCTCATCCCATCTCGCCCTAGGGTCATAAAACTTATTTCCATGGGTATTATGAAACTTTCAAAGTGAGTTCACTGGAATTagttaaaagaatatatatatatatatatatattattaagaGATGAGGCTGTTAGGTGTTAAAAAACAGGTAGGTGACCCAATTCCCAAAAGATCCAGGGGCTTGGAGGGAAGTGTGGTTGactgttctctccctctctctctctctctctctctcccctccattcctttcctcttagtGACAGCTGAAACTACTCAGAAACTGCTAATCTCCTTTTCGCAGAGGACAAAAATGTTTAGAGAACTCCACTCTGGGTTGGTAATTTCCCAAAGGAAACATCCTCTTCTGGAATATTCCTCTCTGCCCAGAATGGGAGACCTTGCCTTGGTTTGAGTTTCCTTTGAGACATGAGGCTTTGCAGCTCCTTCCAGCCCTTTGGCTGCCACACTGGTGTGCAGACCTCAACCTTGGAGGCTGCACCAAAGTCTCTTGGCATCTTGGGGTCTGTCCAAGTTGGGCTTTGAGGAGCTCGTTATTCCTATTCTGTTGGTCGTTGGACAAATGCATCTATGTGGGATCTCCTCCATGCCTCCCTCCAGTCTATTCCACTCCCTGGAATCCTGAGGCTGTTGGATAGGGAAGATGGGATCATTTTCAGGTTTTCTCACAGTCTCAGGGCTCTCCTCAAGTTCCCCAGATGGGCTTGTTCACTAGACCCAGCTTCCTGGCCGGGAGTCCGCGTGTCCAGGCCCTCCCAGGAGCCACCCTTTCTCCTGAGCAGAAGTGGGCGGCAGGGAGAGTTCCGGAGCCCAGCTTGGGGGAGAGGGGCTCTGGGCACTCACCAGGGCTGCAGCAGAGAGCCAGGATGGCCAGGGTGACGATGATGGCGAGTTTCATGGTGGACAGGAGGCTGGTGAGTGAGGCTCTGGCCGTGTCTCTGGATCCGGTGGTCTTGAGTGAGATGTGCATATTGAGATGCCTTCTTATATGCTCGAGGCTGCACCCAGAGAGAGGAGGACAAGGCGTGGGACCCAAATTACGGGAACACACTATATACTTGGGCATCGGATCCGtggaaaaagtaaatattctCTTTTCCCAACCCAGTTTCTGACCCCATTGAAACTGAGGTCACACAATGGGCCACTTAGGAGGGGTGGAACCCAGAGTCCTACACGGAGGCAGCAAGGAGATTGGAGTCAGAGAGCATGGAGACCTGGCTAACTGTGCCACTCTCTTTGAACCTGAGCACTGGGGCAGTTCAGTTCAACAGAAGCAATTGTAGAGGCCGCCTGGACCCAGCACCCCGGGAGAAACTGAGTGGCAGTGACAGGATGCGGACTCAGGACTCCTGATCCTCCACTGGGCTCCTTCCACCACTCCTCTCCCAGGGAGGCGGCTGAACCTCAAGCCTTGAGGATCATATGGTCCAGAGCATCACGGTAGTCACACTTGGGGGATACCCTGGAGAGAAGTATGTCGACAGGTGAGAGACTTCTCCAGAATGCCCACGACAAACCCAAGCCCCAAATCAGGCTGGAGAATGCCCTGCTTGAGCTGGGTCCGTTCCCACCTGCAACTGCTCTCAAGTCCTGCCCTCCCGATGGCCAAATCAATGGGCGCTCCAGCCCTTATCTCGCTTGATCTCTTAATGGCCTTGACCCTCTTAACGTTTCCTTCTTAAGCTGTTCTCTCTCCTGTGCTCCCACGCCTCAGTTCTTTCCTCCCCAACTTTCATTGTTCTTTACATGTTTGTTCTTTGCTCACTGTGCTTACGTGTTGGTGGTTCCAGACTTTGGCCATAGCCCCCTTCTTGCCTCCCCTCGCCACGTCCCGTGGccactcccttccttctccaATGCCAATGCCCTAGAACACAGGCCTGGCCTGGCTAAAGTGGAGTCCTAAACGGCCCCTTTGCCTCCTAGCCTGCCTTCCTCAGCCATCCTCGGAAAGGCCAGCAGAATGAGCTTTCTAAAATCCACTGATCATATCC
This sequence is a window from Equus caballus isolate H_3958 breed thoroughbred chromosome 12, TB-T2T, whole genome shotgun sequence. Protein-coding genes within it:
- the LOC138916722 gene encoding uteroglobin-like yields the protein MPKYIVCSRNLGPTPCPPLSGCSLEHIRRHLNMHISLKTTGSRDTARASLTSLLSTMKLAIIVTLAILALCCSPASAEICQSFADIIQGLFLGTPASFEAAVEPFKPDADMKAATTQLKTLVDFLPKNTKDSILKLMDKIAKSPLCA